The proteins below come from a single Aegilops tauschii subsp. strangulata cultivar AL8/78 chromosome 6, Aet v6.0, whole genome shotgun sequence genomic window:
- the LOC109757820 gene encoding pumilio homolog 23 — translation MEKSKHGKRNNREDGSTGRGHGKGRPSGSSMKMNPGGMKNENALQPPNASTSAMNVIRKKVDPETAKYFLEISNLFDNKEIDLEDRSTICANALEETKGKELELVTDGVISHTLQILVQGCELEQLCMFLRSCIQSFAVIAMDKFGSHVAEAALKALATHLEDDTSRVIVEEILNRICKVIAADATNVMCSCYGSHVLRTLLCLCKGVPFDSLQDFHMTKRSAVLAERLSGGSSRPGDQNLTSFQHGFPDMFKTFVRQMLQNAKNDISTLLTEKNSSLVLQTVLKLSAGDDDELNHIIAVLLGYDEDDTAQKKDYSEQKNKIVALLEDTAYSHLLEVIIDVAPEELRSNMLIGTLKGALFAISSHHCGNYVVQALISSAKTADQMKQIWEELGPNIKELLELGKSGVVASILAACQRLETNRLEISEALSAALTSDSEPSDSIVAHILFLENFLREKSYWKWPLGVKMSVLGCLMLQSIFQYPHQYIRQYVASLLALDNDQILQIAKDPGGSRVLEAFLCSSATTKRKFKVFAKLQGHYGEIAMNPSGSFLVEKCFTASNFSHKEAIVSELLAMQNELSRTRHAIHLLKKLDVDRYSRRPDQWRAAQTSKETTQREFQAEFGLNNSKPVGQSIEELFSPQSPAKKRKQKEKTDKTTTADAGTTKPESFQKNTKGQKSAKAMSEGESSSKKPVSMPFLNDGGKRKSPGFLSDKPIPKKQKHERPSDGRRFVGDGSSVGTPFVRHNVKQKQSIAELAALAGKDKLTAGEVRKLLKPEISAKGA, via the exons ATGGAGAAGTCTAAACATGGGAAGAGGAATAACCGTGAGGACGGGAGCACGGGCAGAGGGCATGGAAAGGGCCGCCCTTCGGGCAGTTCGATGAAGATGAACCCCGGGGGCATGAAGAATGAGAACGCATTGCAGCCCCCCAATGCTTCAACCTCAGCGATGAATGTTATTAG GAAAAAGGTCGATCCTGAAACTGCTAAATACTTCCTCGAGATATCGAATCTCTTTGATAACAAGGAGATAGACTTGGAGGACCGTTCGACGATCTGCGCCAATGCTTTGGAAGAAACCAAAGGGAAAGAGCTCGAACTTGTCACTGATGGTGTAATAAGCCACACCTTGCAGATTCTTGTACAAGGTTGCGAGTTGGAGCAGTTATGCATGTTCCTCCGCAGCTGTATTCAGTCTTTTGCTGTTATTGCCATGGACAAATTTGGATCGCATGTGGCTGAAGCAGCCCTCAAGGCACTGGCAACACATCTTGAAGACGACACCTCCAGGGTCATTGTGGAAGAGATACTGAATAGGATTTGCAAG GTTATTGCTGCAGATGCTACAAATGTGATGTGCAGCTGCTATGGATCTCATGTTCTAAGGACACTTCTCTGTCTTTGTAAGGGCGTACCGTTCGATTCATTGCAAGATTTCCACATGACAAAGAGATCTGCTGTTCTGGCTGAACGATTGAGCGGTGGTTCAAGTAGACCAGGCGACCAGAATCTAACAAGCTTTCAACATGGTTTCCCAGACATGTTCAAAACTTTTGTCAGGCAAATGCTACAAAATGCAAAAAATGACATTTCAACATTACTAACTGAGAAGAACAGTAGCCTTGTTTTACAG ACTGTGTTGAAACTATCAGCTGGTGATGATGATGAATTGAATCATATAATAGCGGTTCTTCTTGGTTATGACGAGGATGACACTGCTCAGAAGAAAGATTACAGTGAACAAAAGAATAAGATAGTTGCCTTACTTGAAGATACTGCTTACAGTCATCTCTTGGAG GTCATTATAGATGTTGCTCCTGAGGAACTACGCAGCAATATGCTTATAGGCACTCTCAAGGGTGCACTATTTGCAATCTCGTCTCACCACTGTGGTAACTATGTGGTACAAGCTTTAATATCATCAGCCAAAACTGCAGATCAG ATGAAGCAAATATGGGAGGAACTTGGTCCTAATATCAAGGAGTTGCTTGAGCTAGGTAAATCAGGAGTGGTGGCTTCCATTTTAGCTGCATGCCAGCGACTTGAAACAAATCGCCTGGAG ATCTCTGAAGCTCTTTCTGCAGCATTAACTTCAGATTCCGAGCCTTCTGATAGCATTGTTGCACATATACTTTTTCTTGAGAATTTCCTCCGCGAGAAATCTTATTGGAAATGGCCGCTTGGTGTAAAGATGAGTGTTCTTGGTTGCCTGATGCTGCAATCAATTTTTCAATACCCACAT CAATATATTCGGCAGTATGTTGCAAGTTTGCTGGCTTTGGACAATGATCAGATCCTGCAGATTGCCAAGGACCCTGGAGGCAGCCGTGTTCTTGAGGCATTTTTATGTTCAAGTGCAACAACAAAGCGAAAATTTAAAGTTTTTGCAAA ATTGCAAGGCCATTACGGGGAGATTGCTATGAATCCTTCTGGCTCATTCTTGGTAGAAAAATGCTTTACAGCGAGTAATTTTTCCCATAAAGAGGCCATTGTGTCAGAGCTGTTGGCTATGCAAAATGAACTATCTCGGACAAGACATGCCATCCACTTGTTAAAGAAACTGGATGTTGATAG ATACTCAAGACGACCCGACCAGTGGAGAGCTGCGCAAACTTCGAAAGAAACAACTCAGAGAGAATTTCAAGCCGAATTTGGCCTGAACAACAGTAAACCTGTTGGCCAGAGTATCGAGGAGCTGTTTTCTCCCCAAAGCCCTGCAAAGAAGCGTAAACAGAAAGAGAAGACCGACAAAACTACTACTGCGGATGCCGGCACCACCAAGCCAGAATCATTTCAGAAAAACACCAAGGGCCAGAAATCCGCCAAGGCAATGTCCGAGGGAGAATCGAGCAGCAAGAAGCCCGTGAGCATGCCATTCTTGAATGACGGTGGCAAGAGGAAATCGCCAGGTTTCCTATCGGACAAACCGATTCCCAAGAAACAGAAACACGAGAGACCCTCAGATGGCAGGCGGTTTGTCGGGGATGGCAGCAGCGTTGGCACACCGTTTGTCAGGCATAATGTCAAGCAGAAACAGTCCATCGCCGAGCTTGCTGCTCTGGCTGGTAAGGATAAACTGACCGCAGGGGAGGTCCGGAAGCTGCTCAAGCCCGAAATTTCAGCCAAGGGCGCCTAA